The following proteins come from a genomic window of Flavobacterium crocinum:
- a CDS encoding polysaccharide pyruvyl transferase family protein produces MFLSKTIRLFWWNEKIIQKKNRENYGDLLGKYLVEKISSKKVIFAWPKKFSVLDYVKPIYVTVGSIMANINQKCIVWGSGIIDRNTTIKNAVFLAVRGPQTRKFLLDLSYEVPEIYGDPALLLPRYFNPKVEKKYKFGFIPHYSDFSLVQNWFEDNPEILLIDMMTNNVEAKTIEFLECEKIVSSSLHGLIVAHAYNIPAVWQKFSDKVFGDGIKYQDYFESVQLPFVKPEIRLEKYSNAELEKLFQELPNLPKREIIEKLCDGLMEVCPFKN; encoded by the coding sequence ATGTTTTTGTCAAAGACAATTAGACTTTTTTGGTGGAATGAAAAAATCATTCAAAAGAAAAATAGAGAAAATTACGGCGATCTTCTTGGAAAATATCTCGTAGAAAAAATCTCTTCCAAAAAGGTTATTTTTGCATGGCCAAAAAAGTTTTCAGTTCTGGATTATGTAAAGCCAATTTATGTGACAGTAGGGAGTATTATGGCAAATATAAATCAGAAATGTATTGTTTGGGGAAGCGGAATTATTGATCGAAATACTACAATAAAAAATGCTGTTTTTTTAGCCGTTCGAGGTCCGCAAACAAGGAAATTTCTTTTGGATCTTTCTTACGAAGTTCCTGAAATTTACGGTGATCCGGCATTACTGTTACCAAGATACTTTAATCCGAAAGTAGAAAAAAAATACAAGTTTGGTTTTATACCTCATTATAGTGACTTTAGTTTAGTTCAAAATTGGTTTGAAGACAATCCGGAAATATTACTTATTGACATGATGACAAACAATGTCGAAGCCAAAACAATTGAGTTTTTGGAATGCGAAAAAATTGTTTCGTCTTCACTTCACGGATTGATAGTGGCTCACGCTTACAATATTCCGGCAGTTTGGCAGAAATTTTCAGATAAAGTATTCGGAGATGGTATAAAATATCAGGATTATTTTGAATCTGTTCAATTGCCATTTGTTAAACCGGAAATTAGACTTGAAAAATATTCGAATGCTGAACTAGAAAAACTATTTCAGGAACTCCCAAATCTTCCTAAAAGAGAAATTATAGAGAAATTATGTGACGGACTTATGGAAGTTTGTCCATTTAAAAACTGA
- a CDS encoding N-acetylneuraminate synthase family protein: MKEFKKPYVIAEIGCNHKGEMEIAKELIKIAKIFGNADAVKFQKRNNKELLTEEQYNAPHPNFSNSYGETYGAHREFLEFDVEQHSELKAYCDEIGITYSTSVWDTTSAKEIASLNPDFIKIPSACNNNFEMLGWLSDNYSGEIHISTGMTTKDETDTLVEFFTKKGRNKDLVLYNCTSGYPVPFEDVCLLDINILKEKYEHKVKHIGFSGHHLGIAVDIAAYTLGANIIERHYTLDRTWKGTDHAASLEPMGLRKLTRDLNAVYQALTFKSSDILPIEQIQRDKLKNKKV; the protein is encoded by the coding sequence ATGAAGGAATTTAAGAAACCTTATGTGATTGCAGAGATTGGATGTAATCATAAAGGGGAAATGGAAATAGCCAAAGAGTTAATCAAGATAGCTAAAATCTTTGGAAATGCAGATGCAGTTAAATTCCAAAAACGTAATAATAAAGAACTTCTAACAGAAGAGCAATACAATGCACCACATCCAAATTTTTCCAATTCTTATGGAGAAACTTACGGAGCGCACAGAGAGTTTTTAGAATTTGATGTTGAGCAGCATAGTGAGCTAAAAGCATATTGTGACGAAATAGGAATTACTTATTCAACATCTGTTTGGGATACCACATCAGCAAAAGAAATTGCTTCTTTGAATCCGGATTTCATTAAAATTCCGTCGGCATGTAACAACAATTTTGAAATGTTGGGATGGCTAAGTGATAATTATTCTGGAGAAATCCATATTTCTACAGGAATGACAACCAAAGATGAAACGGATACTTTAGTGGAGTTCTTTACAAAAAAAGGAAGAAATAAGGATTTGGTTTTATACAACTGTACATCGGGTTATCCGGTGCCTTTTGAAGATGTTTGTCTTTTAGATATTAATATTTTAAAAGAAAAATACGAGCATAAGGTTAAACATATTGGTTTTTCCGGGCATCATCTGGGGATTGCAGTAGATATTGCAGCCTATACATTGGGAGCTAATATTATAGAAAGGCATTATACTTTGGACAGAACCTGGAAAGGTACAGATCATGCGGCTTCATTAGAACCAATGGGATTGCGTAAACTTACCCGTGATTTAAATGCAGTTTATCAGGCACTAACATTTAAATCTTCTGATATTTTACCAATCGAACAAATTCAGAGAGATAAACTAAAAAACAAAAAGGTTTAG